The genomic segment ACAATATTCTTGAGAAAGAAAGCGTTCTTGAGAAAGAAAGCGTTGCGGGGCGGGAAGTTTTTTTGAAAAAACTCCTCGCCCCGCAAAATGTTTGCGGCTAAACGCCCAGGTAGGCTTTGCGGACCTGTTCGCTTTTAAGAAGATTGGCGGCCGTGTCGTGCATGACGATGCGGCCGTTTTCCATGACATAGCCGCGGGTGGCGATGCGCAGGGCCTGGTTGGCGTTTTGTTCCACCAGAAAAACAGTGGTGCCGTCGGCATTGACCTTGCGGATGATGTCAAAGATCTGCTGGATGATGATGGGGGCGAGGCCCAGCGAAGGTTCGTCCAGCAAGAGCAGTTTGGGACGGGCCATGAGGGCGCGGCTGATGGCGAGCATCTGCTGTTCCCCGCCGGAAAGCGTGCCGCCCAGCTGGCGGCGGCGTTCGGCCAGGATGGGGAAGAGGCTGAAGACGTAGTCCTGGTCCTGCTTTATAGCGGCGGCGTCTTTGCGCAGAAAAGCGCCCAGGTCCAGATTTTCGCTCACGCTCAGGTCGGGAAAGATCAGGCGGCCTTCGGGCACCTGCGAGATGCCCAAAGCCACTATTTCGTGCGGCGGCAGGGTGTGGATGGGCTTGCCGTACCAGAGTATTTCGCCCTGGCGGGCCCGGTTGATGCCGCAAATGGTCATAAGCGTGGTGGATTTGCCGGCGCCGTTGGCCCCGATGAGCGTGGCGATGTCGCCTTCCTCTACGGTGAGAGAAATATCGCGCAGGGCCTGGATATTGCCGTAGTAGGTATCCACATGGCTGAGCTCAAGCATCGCTTTCTCCCAGGTAAGCCTTGATGACGCGGGGGTTGGCGCGGATTTCCGCCGGGGTGCCCGTGGCGATGCAGGAACCGTATTCCATGACATAGATGCGGTCGGAAAGAGACATGACCATGCTCATATCGTGCTCAATGAGCAAAATGGAGATTTTTTTGGCGTCACGGATGGAGAGGACCAGGTCTTTGAGTTCGTTGGTTTCCTGAGGGTTCATGCCGGCGGCGGGTTCGTCCAGCAAGAGCATGCGGGGTTCCGTGGCCAGAGCGCGGGCGATTTCCAGGCGGCGTTGTGCGCCGTAGGGCAGGTTGTGGGCGGCTTCGTTCCAGAATTCTTCCAGTTGTACCAGTTGGAGCAGGGCATAGCTCTGGTCAATGCTCGCTTGCTCTTCCCTGCGGGAGCGGCTGTCGCGGACCAGCGCGCCCCAAACGCCCGTGCTGGTGCGGCAGTGGCGGCCAATCATAACATTTTCCAGCACGGTCATTTCGCCGAACAGGCGGATATTCTGAAACGTGCGGGCCATGCCCATCATCGTGATTTTGTGCGGCTTTACGCCGTTGAGCAAATGCTGTTGCCCTTGCGCGTCATAGAGGTGCACCTTGCCCTCGGTGGGGGTGTAGATGCCCGTGACGCAGTTGAAAAATGTGGTCTTGCCCGCACCGTTGGGGCCGATCAGGGCCACAATTTCCCTTTCCTCGACCGTCAGGGAAACTTCGTTGAGGGCGCGCAGGCCGCCGAAATCCTGGGTCAGATCCTGTACTTCCAGCACGGGGGTCACGAGCGTTCTCCTTTGCCTTCGCCGTGCGGGGCGCTGATGTGGTATCGCCGCCGTTCGCCGCTGATGAGCCCCTGCGGACGGAAGAGCATCATGATCACCATGGTCAGGCCGAAGAGCAACATGCGGTATTCGGAAAAGGCCCGCAGGTATTCCGGCACCAGAATGAGGATGAGGGCCGCGATGACCACGCCGGTAATGGAGCCCATGCCGCCCAGCACTACCATGGAAAGGATCATGGCCGATTCCATGAAGGTAAAGCTGGAGGGATTGATGTAGGTGGTTTTGGCCGCGAAGATGACCCCTGCAAAGCCCGCCCAGCAGGAGCCCAGGGCAAAGGCCGAGAGCTTAACGCGGGTGATGTCTATGCCCATGGCCTCGCAGGCAATTTCATCCTCGCGCAGGGCCTGCAGGGCCAGCCCCACGCGGGAGTTCTTCAGCCGGCTGATGACCACGATGGTTACGATGACGGCGGCCAGCACCAGATAGTACACATAGGTAGTGCTGGCGCTGATGTCCATCGCTATGCCGAACAGGCTGGGCCGGGGGATGTCGCCGATGCCGCGCGGCCCGCCGGTGACGGAGGTCCAGTTCTGCAGGGTCAGGCGCACGATTTCGCCAAAGCCCAGGGTTACGATGGCCAGATAGTCGCCGCGCAAGCGCAGTACGGGAAAGCCCAGCGCCAAGCCGAACAGGACGGCCATGACCCCGCCCACGGGCAGGCAGGTCCAGAAACCCAGGCCGAAAAACTGGTTAAGCAGGCCGTAGGTGTAAGCCCCCACGGCGTAAAAAGCCACATAGCCCAGCACCAGCTGGCCGGCCAAGCCTACCACGATGTTCAGGCCCAGGGCCAGCATCACGTAGAGCAGAGCCGAGATCATGATGTTGGTCTGGTAGAAGGAGCTGATCCAGGGCATGATGACCATGACGCCCAAAAGCGCACCCAGCGCCGCCGCCAGCACGCGGGGCCGCTCACGCAGCAGGGCCAGACGGGCAGGAAGGCCGCCCGTGTGCGGCAGGGAGAGCAGGGGCAGTCCGCGGGCCTTGCGGGTGAAACACCAGTCCCAGATCAGGGCCAGGCCGAAGATGGCCACGCCCAGAATAAGGATGCGGTCGAAACGCCAGCTGACGGTGCGGTCCACGGTGTTGAGCTTGATGCCCAGCACCGGCAGGGTCAACAGCATAAACCAGACTGCGGCAATGGCGGCTTTACGGATGCGATGCATGGCTAGACCTTCTGCACGGTGGCTTTGCCCAGAATGCCCTCGGGCCGGAAAATGAGGATGAGGATCAGGATGCCGAAGGCCAGGATGTCCTCATAGTTGCCCGAAAAGTATCCGGTAGTGAAGCTCTCGGCCAGGCCCAGCACCAGGCCCCCCAGCATGGCGCCGGGAATGGAGCCGATGCCCCCCAGCACGGCCGCGGTAAAGGCCTTGAGCCCGGCCAGAAAACCGATGCCGAAGTTGACCTGCCCCATGTGTGAGGCGATGAGTACGCCGCCCAGGGCTGCCAAAGACGAGCCCACAATAAAGGTAAGCGAAATAATGCGGTCGGCGTTAATGCCCAGCAGCAGAGCCATTTTACGGTTCTGCGAGGTGGCGCGCATGGCCTTGCCCATGCGGGTGTAGCGGATGAACAGCGAAAGGCTGACCATGGCGATGGTGCTGACCAGCAGAATCAGAAAGTCGCTGGGGCCCATGACGTAGCCGATGTGTTCCAGAAAATCCATTTCGGGCAGAAGGTTGGGAAAAGGCACGAAATCCGAGGTCTGGGCCAGCAGCACATAGTTCTGCAAAAAGATGGACATGCCGATGGCCGAGATAAGCGGCGAAAGGCGTGGCGCGGTGCGCAGGGGCTTGTAAGCCACCTTTTCCAGTGTGTAGCCATAGGCCGCACACCAGACCATGGCCGCCAGGGCCGCCACCACCAGAATGCCGGCCGCGGGAAAGCCGTAGACCCCCAGTACCCCGGCTACCAGCAGGGCCGTGAAGGCCCCCAGCATGTAAATCTCGCCGTGGGCAAAGTTGATGAGCCCGATGATGCCGTAGACCAGAGTATAGCCCAGAGCGATAAGGGCATAGATGCTGCCCCGGGTGAGGCCGCCGAAAAAAAGCTCTATGAAAAATTGGATGTCCATGCCGTCCTGCGCGCGTTGCGGACCGGCCCGCCGGGCCGCACGCCGGTTCTTGTGCCCATGACGGGCGTCTGCTGACCCCTTGCCCACCAAACCGCGACAGCCTGATCGCGGGGGAGGCAGGGGGCGGATATGCGGGAGGGCGCGCAGCAGCCCCTCGCCCTCCCGCAAGGCGGCCGCAGGTTAGTTCAGCGTAATGCTGTGGTCGAGTTCCACAAACTTGCCGCCCTGCACCTGGTAGATGGAAAGGCCCATGCCGGCGGCGTCGCCCTGGGCGTTAAAGTTGATCTTGCCCAGAGGCGTGTCCACGAGGTTGTTGCGCAGCACTTCCTTGAGCTTGGCCGTATCCGTGCTGCCGGCCTTTTCAATGGCGGCCAGCAGGCACTGGGTGGCGGCGTAGGCATTGTAGTAGCCGAAACCGGGCTCGCTGCCGAAGGCCTTGATGTGGGCCTCGCGGGCTTCCTTGTACTGGGGCAGGGCGCTGGTGTCCTTGGGGTAGGAGGCGTAGGTGCCTTCGCTGTCCTTGCCGGTCATTTTGAGGAAGGTTTCGTCCTTTACGCCGTCGGGGCCGATAAGCGGCACCTTGAGGTGGTCGCGGCGCATCTGCTGGATGAGCTTGGAGGCCACGGGCTGGTAGCCGCCGAAGACCAGGATGTCGGGCTTGGCGCGGCGCAGTTTGCGCACCACGGCCGAAAAGTCCACGGCGTCGGGGGTCACGGCTTCAAACAGCACGGTCTTCACGCCGGCTTTTTCCAGAATGGCGCGGTTGTTGTCGGCAAAGCCCTTGCCGTAATCGCCGTTGTCGTGCAGATAGGCCACGGATTTGGCCTTGAGCTTGTTGAGGACAAAGTCGCTGGTGAGCTTGGCCTGGGCGTTGTCGTTGGCCACGGTGCGGAAAAAGAGCGGGTTCTTGCCGTCCTCGGTCAGGCCTGGCGTGGTGGCTGTGGGGGAAATAGCAATAATTCCGGCCTGCTGGAACAAGGGCAAAGAGGCTTTGGTGGGGCCGGAGCAGATGGGCCCGACCACGGCTACGGCCTTGTCGGAAATCAGTTTGGTGGCCGCGTTGGTGGCCATTTCGGGCTTGCACTGGTCGTCCTGAGAGATGACCTCAATTTTGCGCCCAAGTACGCCGCCCTTGGCGTTGGCCTTGTCAACCACGATTTTCACCGCGTTGAGGCTGGGCACGCCGTAGGAGGCCAGGTCGCCGGAATGAGCGCCCTGCACGCCGATTTTGATAGAGTCCTCCGCCGCCAGGGCGGGCGCGGCGGTTGCCACGCAAAAGGCCATTGTCGCAAGCCAGGTCACAGCTTTGTTCATTATGCCCCTCCCACGGGAAATAGAGGTGTGCGCACGCGCGCAACGGGATGAAGGCTTTTCTATTGCCCCATTGCTGGCGTGCTGTCAATGCGGCTCATGCTTTGGCTGCGCCGCGCTGGCCTTTATCGCCGCCTTTTTTGTGGCTGGAGCGCAGGTGCAGACGCATGGGCGCGTGGGTGATGCCGAACATCTGCCGCAGGCTGCGTTCCAGGTAGCGCACGTAACTTTCGGGCACGCGTTCGGCGTCGCTGACAAAAAAGACAAAGGTGGGCGGCTCTGTTTCCGCCTGGGTGAGGTAGAAGAACTTGGCCCGCACGCGTTTGACCACCGGGGGCTGGTGGCGGGTGAGCACGGCTTCCATGGCCCGGTTGATCTGGCCGGTGGGGATGCGCACGGAGCATTCTTCATGGATTTTGCGGGCCAGGGGCAGGATTTTGCCCAGGCCCAGGCCCTTAAGGGCGGAAACCGTGAGCAGGGGCACATGCGGGCAGAAGGAAAGAGCCTGACCCACATTTTTTTTGAGCTGTTCCAGCGAGGCGCGCGGCACCAGATCGCACTTGTTGATGACCACCATGAAGGGAATTTTGCGGGTATTGAGCATGTCCATGAGCCGCTTGTCCTGCTGGCTGACGCCCTCGGTGGCGTCCAGGGTGAGCAGGGTCACATGGGCCTTGCTGCCGGACTTGATGGCGGCGTTGACGGAGTAGCGTTCCACACTGTCGGTGATCTTGGTGCGGCGGCGCACGCCGGCTGTATCCACAAAGACGTAGTCCAGGCCGTCGCGGGTCAGGCGCACATCCACGCTGTCCCTGGTGGTGCCCGCCACATCGGAAACGATCATGCGTTCCGTCCCGGCCAGGGCATTAACCAGAGAGGATTTGCCCGCATTGGGGCGGCCCAGCAGGGCCAGCCGCAGGGTCGGGGGCTCCGGCGGCGCGGCGTTTTGCGCGGCTTCTTCGGGCAGCAGGCCGGCCAGGGCCGCCGCCAGAGCGTTAATATTGTGCCCGTGCTCAGCAGAAACGGAAAGCAGCGGAAAACCCAGTACATGAAATTCGGCCAGGTACTCGTCCTCGCGTTCCGCGCCGTCCACTTTGTTGACCACGCACAATGTAGGCAGCCCCTTGCGCCGCACATGCGCGGCCAGGTGTTCGTCCAGGGGCAGCAGTCCGTCCCGGCCGTCCACCACAAAGGCCACGGCCGCCGCCGTGGTCAGGGCTTCCTCCGTCTGGGCCAGAATGTGGCGCTCAAAACCGCGAATGCCTTCGGGGCCCTCCACCACGGCGGCGTGGGCGTCCAGGGTGATGCCGCCCGTGTCCACAATACCAAAGGCGGGCAGGCCATTGCGGCGCACCAGGCCTTCCATGCGGTCGCGGGTGATGCCCGGCCGGTCGTGGGTAATGGCGCGGTTGCTGCGGATGAGACGGTTGAAGAGGGTGGATTTGCCCACGTTGGGGCGGCCCACCAGAACGATGCGGGGCAGGGTGTCGGCCATGATGTATCCTTGGAACCGCGTGATCGGGACGGGGCGTCCCACGCGCGGCAGCCGCGGGCGGGGCCGCCGCCCGGAGCGGGACCGGGTAGGGGGCGTTACTGCAAGGGCGGATTTATAGCACGATTTTTGTCCGGAGGAAAGGGCCCTTCGGAGGCCCCCGCCGGGCCGTACGGCAAGGGATCGGGCATCTGGGTCAGAGCGTGCGGCCCTGTCCAGGGGGGCAGGCAGGCAAAGGCGCGGCCGTCGGGCAGGACCAGCCGCAAGGCGTGCAGCAAGAGCGGGCGGCTGCGTTCCGCTGCCGGACCGTATTTGCCGTCGCCCAGCACGGGGTGATCCAGTGCGGCCAGTTGCGCCCGGATCTGATGGGTGCGGCCCGTAAGCAGGCGTACCTGCACCAGGCTTTCTTCCTGCCCGATGCGCAGGGGCCGGGCCAGGCAGAGGGCTTCGCGCGCGCCGTGCGCGTCGGGGGCCGCCGTGTGCATCTTTTCCTGCCCCAGCCGACCTTCCTTGCGCAGATAATGACGCAGCAGGCGGGTTTCCGCATGGGGCCAATGCCCTTGCACCCAGGCCACATATTCCTTGACCAGCCCGCCACTGCGCAGGGCTTCCTGGGCTTCAACCAGGGCTTCGTAGGAGGCCGCCACCAGCAGCGCGCCGGAGGTGTCTTTGTCCAGCCGATGCGCAGGTGTGGGGCGGAAGGGGGCGGCGGCAAAATGTCTGGCCAGGCGCGTGGCCAGGCTGTCTTCATGGCCGCTGCCGGGGTGGGTGGGGAGCCCTGCGGGCTTGTTGAAGACCCACCAGTAGCCCGATGTGCCCAACAGAGGGGGCAGGTTGCCTTCCGGAGCGCAGTCGGGGGCATCGGGCGCGGCTTCGGCCGCGGCCATTTTCAGGGCAAACGGCGGCAGGCGTACACTGTCGCCCGTGTTGACGCGGGTAAAAGGTTTGCAGCGGGCGCCATTGACGCGCACTTGTCCTGTGCGCACCCAGCGGTGCAGCATGGACTGGGGCAGTCCCAGGCGGCGCTGCAGAAACTGGAGCAGCTTCTGACCGCTTTCGGGCTCGCTGACGGGGGGAAATGCGTCGTCCGCCACAGGCATGGATGCCGCCGCCGCAAGGGGGGGGAGCCGGGCGTTGCCCTGGGGGGCCGCAAAGGGTTCCCGCTCGGAGGCCGGGGCGTCCCCTGGGTGGGGGCGGGCCGCTGCCGGAAAGCGGGACAAGGGTGTAGGCGGAGGATTGTCTTCCGATTGCATGGCTGCAGTCTGGCCCAAAGAACAGGCCACGTCAAGGGCCGACGGCCACAATCCGCCCCAGGCTGTTCCGGACCGGAGTCGGGAGAAGGGTTTGGCGTCGGATCAGTTATAACGACTGTCGTCCAGACTGACCGTCACGTCCTGATGGTTTTCGATCCATTTTTTGATCCGCAGGTGCATCTCCGAGCGGGTGGCGAACTTGTGCCGCAACATGGCGCGGTCGGCGTTGGCCAGAGTCTGATGGATGTTCACGTCCTGGCTGTCCGTGCCGGCACAGCCGATGGACAACAGGGTGGGCACCTCGTCGGGGGTGGCGGCGTTGAAGGCTTCCTGCCGTTTGCGCAGATCGTGCACGATGCTTTCGGCTTCTTTCGGCGAGCAGTGGGGCATGAGGACCGCGAACTCGTCTCCGCTCATGCGGGCCACGCAGTAGGAGGGGGAGAGGTTCGTGCGCAAAAAAAGGGCCGCACGGCAGAGCAGGGCGTTGCCCTGGGGGTGGCCCAGATAGTCGTTGACTATCTTAAGGCCGTTGACGTCGGTGACGATGATGCTCACGGGCCGGAGGCCCTGCTGCTCCAGCCTGTCCGCCTCCATGCCGTAAAAGGTGCGGCTGCGCAGGCCGGTGAGGGCGTCGTTGCGGACCATATCCTCCAGTTTGGCTCTGTCGCCCTGCGCGGCGCTGATGTCTGTATGCAGGCCGATGATGCGGGTGGCCCGGCCAAAGGCGTCGCGGTGGGTCACGTACCCGCGTGAGAGTATCCAGGCCCAGCGGCCATCCCTGCGCCGCATGCGGTAGGTGTAGGTAAAGGTGTCGCCTGCGTCGGGCGAAGTCACCATGCGCAACTGCGGCAACATCACGTCGTCGTGGTCGTCGGGGTGGATTCTTTCGCTCCAGGAGTCCAGCGTAGGGGCGAATTCACCGGGGCTGTAGCCCAGCATATTCAGATAGGCGGGGCTGTAGTAAACCTCGTTGGTGAGCGTGTCCCAGTCCCAAAGGCCGTCGCCGGTGGCGTTGAGGGCCATGAGCAGACGCCCGGAGTCGTGCGGGGGGTTGGATTCCAGCACCTCCTTGGGGTGCGGCGCGGCCATGATCTGCTGGCGCTGGCAATCCACCTGCGTGCCCGCCATGATGCAGGTGCTGCCCACCACGCGGGTGGCGCGGCCGGCGCTGTCGCGGGCCACGACCAGCAACTGACCGCGCACCAGTTTGTCATGCATGGGAAAGATGCACTCCATGTGCGGGCCGCTGAGGCCGCAGAGCACGTTTTCCAGCACCTGCAACACGCGCACCAGGCGTTCCAGGGGGCAGTGGGTCAGAAATTCCTGCATGCTGCGGGGAGGATCGCCTTCCAGTTGCAGTTTGCACAGGGCGCCGGCGCTGAGAAACAAGCTGTCGGAAGGGACATGCCATTCCCAGATGGGGTCTGGAGAATCCATCTGGATAAGGCATTGCGTCGGGCAAGACTGGTCTGGCATGCGTTGGCCTCCAGCCGCATAACGCCGGCCCGGGCCCCTGTGCCGGCCGATGGGCGCGGGCGGGAGCCGTGGGCTGACGGTCTGAAAATTGGGCGAATACAAGAGCTGCGGTTGACAATAAACCGCCTTGGGGGAAAATGCTAGCCGTGATCGTGGGGCCGGTTGCCCAGAGGGTGGGCGTGCAGATGGGCGTGGGCCAGGGAGGGGGCGCAGGTGTCCAGGCGGCCGTTATCAATGGTAAGGTATTGGGAAGAGGTGCGCTCCAGAAAGTCCCAGTCGTGCGAAATGGTGATCCGCGCCGTGTCCAGTGTTTGTAGGATTTGAATGATGCGTTCGCGGGCTGCATTGTCCAGCCCGTTGGTGGGTTCGTCCAGAAGCAGGGCTTCGGGCTTCATGGCCAGCACTGTAGCCAGGGAAACCAGTTTTTTTTCGCCGCCTGAAAGGCGGTGGGTCAGGCGTTGTTCAAAGCCCGCGAGCCCCAGGCGTTCCAGCGTTTCCAGAGCCCTGGCGCGGGCGGCTTCGGGCGTAAGCCCCAGGTTCAGCGGGCCAAAGGCCACGTCTTCCAACACGGTGGGGAAAAAAAGCTGATCCTCGGCGTGCTGCAGGACAAAACCCACGGCGCAGCGCAGGACGTAAAAATCTTTTTCGTTGTGTAGCGCGCGTCCGTGAAAACGCACTTCGCCCCGTTGCGGCCGGGCCAGACCGGTGATGCAGCGAAAGAACGTCGTCTTGCCGCTGCCATTGGGGCCGTACAGCCCCACATGCTGCCCCGGCCGAAGGGCAAAGTCCACCCCGCACAGCACGCGCCGCGCTTCTTCTCCCTGCCCGTAGGCGTAATGTACGCCCTCCAGGCAGAAGATAGCCTGCGTCGTTTCCTGCGTTTCAGGCATGCGTCCTCCCCAGATGTTCCATATACAAAATGGCCGTCAGGGCGGCCAGAACCCCCAGGGCAAAAAGCGCGTCCACAGGGCGGGCCCGGAATGCCGCAATCGAGCGAAAATGCCCGGTAAAGCCCCGCAGCACCATGGCCTCCCGTACCCGCAGGGCGCGATCGTAGCTGCGTACCAGCAAAAGTCCCAGCAGGGAAGCCAGCGTGCGGTAAGTGCGCAGGTCGCTGCGGGGGCGAAAACCGCGCAGCCGCGCCGCCACCAGCAGCGTGTGCCACTCCTGCGCCAGCACATGAATATAGCGGGCCGTGAACAGGAACAGAAAGACCAGCTTGGGCGGACAGCCCAGACGTTCCAGGGCGTGCCCGGCCGTGGGCGCGTCCATGCTGGCTGCCAGCGCCAGAAAGGCGCAGACAATGGCGTTGGATTTGACCGTCACCAACAGGGCCAGACGCACGCCCGGAGCCGTAACGTTGAAAAAACCCCACTGCGCCAGAACCGGGCCGGGCATGGTCAGGGGCGTTACACACCATAAAAACAGGATGAAGATGTTGACCGCGCCCAGACGATGCGCCAGGGGCAGGAGCGGCGGCCGGGCAGCCGCCAGAAGAACGCAGCCCAGGGCCAGGCCCAGAGCGCAGGCCGTGAGGGTCTGCAGCGGCGCAAGACACACGGCAAACAGTCCGGCGCAGGCCAGACGCACCCGTGGGTCTACGCCCTGCAGGAGCGAGGGGCGGACAAAGGGCTGGTCAAACACCTTCCCGCCATTACCCCCGGCGGCCTTTGAAGTAAAGCCCCAGACCGGCCAGGCCCACCAGCCAGCCTATGCCCCCCACTATTTCCGTAAGCCGGGGGCCCTGGGCCCGCAGCTGGGCCAGGTCCCGGCGCAGGGGGGCCAGCTTTTGCTCCAGGGCCGTGTCCACGATCTGCCGGACAGTCTCGGGCGAAAGGGGAGCGGAAGCGCCGTCGGCCACGGGCGCGGGGGAAGCGGAATCGGCAGCCGACGGCGCAGAGGGGGCTTGGGTTGCGGCAGTTACGGCGGAGGCGGGGCTTGGGGCAGAAGCCGCCGCCTCCGATGCCGTGGGTTGCGCTGTGGCGGCCAGTTCGGCGGCGTCCAGAACCCACTCGTTCTGGTGCCCCTCCCCGGCGTTGACGCGGATGCGCAGGCCGTGTTGCCGACCTTGCGGCGGCGCGTCAAAACGGAAATTTCCCTGCTCGTCGGTGCGGCCTTCCAGCAGTTTTGCGCCGGTGGCGGCGTCAAAAACGGTGATCAGCCCGTGGCGCACGTTGCTGCCGCCGCTGAAACCGCATTCTACAGCCACCTGCCCGCCTTCCGTCCAGGCAAAGACATTGACCCTGTGGGCCATACCGGGGGTCGGAAACAGCAGCAACAGGCACAGCGCGCCAGACAGCACGGCGGCGGAAAAAACGGCAGGAAGAAAAGAAAAAATCGGCGCACGGAACAGGGACATGGTGCATTCTCCAGACGTATGCAGACCCTCAGACAGCCAGACGCAGTAGCTCTGGCCGGACTTTGGCGATAAAATCCACGGTGAACATGGTGATCAGCCCCTCTACCAGCATGATGGGCAGGTGAGCCAGAAAAAGCAGCCTGGCGGCGGCGGCAAAGCCTTCGTCGCTGGCGCTCAGGGCCAGGGCTGTGAACAGGGCCGCCGCCAGCACGCCCAGCGCGCCACAGCAGAAGGCCGCTGCGCGGCGGCCTCCGGCCGAGGGCATGATCCGGCACAGACCGCGAAACATGTACCAAGAAAGCACGGCGGCAAAGCCCATGGTGGCGGTGTTTACGCCCAGCACGGTGAAGCCGCCGAACTGGAAGAGCAGGGCCTGCAGGGCAAGGCCCGCCAGAATGGCGGGGATGGCCGCCCAGCCCAGGATGACCCCCAGAAGCCCGTTGAGAATGAGGTGGGCGCTGGAAGGGCCAATGGGCACATGGATAAGCGAACCCACAAAAAACGCCGCCGCCAGGATGGCCACGGTCATGAGACGGTCGTAGTCCAGCCGCCGCAGGCCCACGGCCGTGCCCGCCGCGGTAAGGGCATAGCCCGTGAGCAGCACGGCGGGGGAAAGGACACCTTCGGCAATGTGCATGGTTGCGCCTTTTGCACAGACGGCCGACCGGGGATATCCCGCCGCCGGTCGGCCGTCTGTCCGGGGAGGTATTACTTGCGGACCGGTGCGGCAAAGTTGGTCCAGAGCACCGCGCCCAGTTCAATGGGTTTGGCCGTGCCTTTGTAGTCCAGCGTTTCCTTGGCCGTATTCAGGGCGGCAAAGCCCCACCAGCCGGCCCAGGGTACGCCGTAGGCGAACACGCCGTTCTGGTCGGCCCTGACCACCTGGGTCACATACAGCTCATTGGGGGCCGCGTATTTCTTGTCCTTGTTGTAGTATTCCACTTCCACTTCCGCGCCGGGCACAGGCTTGCCGTCCAGCAGCACTTGGCCGCGAAAAACGTTGCCCGCGTAGTTGGCAAAGGGGCGGGTCAGGGGCACTATTTCGGTCTTGAGGCCCAAGGGTTCGGCCCAGCCTTCCTCTTCGCCGAAGGCGGCCACCACGGTCTTGGTGTAGTGAACGATATAGGTGTCTTCCGCCGGCTCAAAGTAGGGGGCGGGCTCCACGGCAAACTGGTACACGCCGGGGCGGGCGATTTTGTAGGCGGCCTGCCAGGCCTTGTGGCCCATGATGGCGGCGGGCTTGAGGGTGGCCTTGAGGTCTTCGGTCTTGCCGTCGTGCGTGACGGTAAAGGCTTTGGGCACGGCCATATCCATGCCCTGCAGCTCCATAGGATGGGCAAAGGCGATATCCAGTTTGAGATCAGCGTCTTTTTTGGCGGAAACCGTGGGCGTCGAGGGAATGACCATGCCAAAATGGGCCTCGGCCTGGGCGCTCATGCAGAGCAGCAGGGCGAGCGCGGCACAACAGTTTTTCCACATGGGGGCATCCTGAGGTTGAAGGTGACGGCAGGCATCCCGGGTTGCGCAGCCGCAAACGTTGCTTGCTTGATAACACAAAAAATAAAAAGGTAGCAATAGAAAAAACAGGCATACGTCGGACATTGCGCTTGTGGGGCGTCCGGTTTATAAAAAAATAACGGCGTCGGCGCTTGCGCGCTGGCCCGTTCCTCCTTCCCCCCCGTGACAGCGCGGAGCGGCTTTTTGTTGCTGGCTCCCCAACCCTTTCATCTTCTGTGGAGACGCTTATGAAGCGGTGTGTGGCGGTGCAGCATGTGGCT from the Desulfovibrio legallii genome contains:
- a CDS encoding ABC transporter ATP-binding protein, whose translation is MLELSHVDTYYGNIQALRDISLTVEEGDIATLIGANGAGKSTTLMTICGINRARQGEILWYGKPIHTLPPHEIVALGISQVPEGRLIFPDLSVSENLDLGAFLRKDAAAIKQDQDYVFSLFPILAERRRQLGGTLSGGEQQMLAISRALMARPKLLLLDEPSLGLAPIIIQQIFDIIRKVNADGTTVFLVEQNANQALRIATRGYVMENGRIVMHDTAANLLKSEQVRKAYLGV
- a CDS encoding ABC transporter ATP-binding protein; amino-acid sequence: MTPVLEVQDLTQDFGGLRALNEVSLTVEEREIVALIGPNGAGKTTFFNCVTGIYTPTEGKVHLYDAQGQQHLLNGVKPHKITMMGMARTFQNIRLFGEMTVLENVMIGRHCRTSTGVWGALVRDSRSRREEQASIDQSYALLQLVQLEEFWNEAAHNLPYGAQRRLEIARALATEPRMLLLDEPAAGMNPQETNELKDLVLSIRDAKKISILLIEHDMSMVMSLSDRIYVMEYGSCIATGTPAEIRANPRVIKAYLGESDA
- a CDS encoding ABC transporter permease subunit, with product MHRIRKAAIAAVWFMLLTLPVLGIKLNTVDRTVSWRFDRILILGVAIFGLALIWDWCFTRKARGLPLLSLPHTGGLPARLALLRERPRVLAAALGALLGVMVIMPWISSFYQTNIMISALLYVMLALGLNIVVGLAGQLVLGYVAFYAVGAYTYGLLNQFFGLGFWTCLPVGGVMAVLFGLALGFPVLRLRGDYLAIVTLGFGEIVRLTLQNWTSVTGGPRGIGDIPRPSLFGIAMDISASTTYVYYLVLAAVIVTIVVISRLKNSRVGLALQALREDEIACEAMGIDITRVKLSAFALGSCWAGFAGVIFAAKTTYINPSSFTFMESAMILSMVVLGGMGSITGVVIAALILILVPEYLRAFSEYRMLLFGLTMVIMMLFRPQGLISGERRRYHISAPHGEGKGERS
- a CDS encoding branched-chain amino acid ABC transporter permease gives rise to the protein MDIQFFIELFFGGLTRGSIYALIALGYTLVYGIIGLINFAHGEIYMLGAFTALLVAGVLGVYGFPAAGILVVAALAAMVWCAAYGYTLEKVAYKPLRTAPRLSPLISAIGMSIFLQNYVLLAQTSDFVPFPNLLPEMDFLEHIGYVMGPSDFLILLVSTIAMVSLSLFIRYTRMGKAMRATSQNRKMALLLGINADRIISLTFIVGSSLAALGGVLIASHMGQVNFGIGFLAGLKAFTAAVLGGIGSIPGAMLGGLVLGLAESFTTGYFSGNYEDILAFGILILILIFRPEGILGKATVQKV
- a CDS encoding branched-chain amino acid ABC transporter substrate-binding protein, coding for MNKAVTWLATMAFCVATAAPALAAEDSIKIGVQGAHSGDLASYGVPSLNAVKIVVDKANAKGGVLGRKIEVISQDDQCKPEMATNAATKLISDKAVAVVGPICSGPTKASLPLFQQAGIIAISPTATTPGLTEDGKNPLFFRTVANDNAQAKLTSDFVLNKLKAKSVAYLHDNGDYGKGFADNNRAILEKAGVKTVLFEAVTPDAVDFSAVVRKLRRAKPDILVFGGYQPVASKLIQQMRRDHLKVPLIGPDGVKDETFLKMTGKDSEGTYASYPKDTSALPQYKEAREAHIKAFGSEPGFGYYNAYAATQCLLAAIEKAGSTDTAKLKEVLRNNLVDTPLGKINFNAQGDAAGMGLSIYQVQGGKFVELDHSITLN
- the der gene encoding ribosome biogenesis GTPase Der codes for the protein MADTLPRIVLVGRPNVGKSTLFNRLIRSNRAITHDRPGITRDRMEGLVRRNGLPAFGIVDTGGITLDAHAAVVEGPEGIRGFERHILAQTEEALTTAAAVAFVVDGRDGLLPLDEHLAAHVRRKGLPTLCVVNKVDGAEREDEYLAEFHVLGFPLLSVSAEHGHNINALAAALAGLLPEEAAQNAAPPEPPTLRLALLGRPNAGKSSLVNALAGTERMIVSDVAGTTRDSVDVRLTRDGLDYVFVDTAGVRRRTKITDSVERYSVNAAIKSGSKAHVTLLTLDATEGVSQQDKRLMDMLNTRKIPFMVVINKCDLVPRASLEQLKKNVGQALSFCPHVPLLTVSALKGLGLGKILPLARKIHEECSVRIPTGQINRAMEAVLTRHQPPVVKRVRAKFFYLTQAETEPPTFVFFVSDAERVPESYVRYLERSLRQMFGITHAPMRLHLRSSHKKGGDKGQRGAAKA